The genomic window AAACATTTCTAGGGTGGCCCAACCTCTTTTCACTCTTGGGTGCATATTCAATGTTGGCCCTCAACTTGCCCCAAAATGCTGTCCTGCAAGTTAACACACATTCTAAAGTGCAGTCATGCACAGCAAAAAACATTGGTAGGGCCTTTTACAATCCATTTTTTTGGGGGCCTACTTATGTTTTCTTCCTAAATTCAATTTTCATGGTTTTTCCAGGTTTCGGATGTCCCCCATTTCTTTCTGTGTTATCTGATTTTTTCTCACACTTTTCTCTATAGAaaaatgcttaaaccacatcaggggaAGACTTTTGAGGTCTGTGAAACCACATCAGGGGATGACTTTTGAGGTCTGTGAAACTACATCAGGGGATGACTTTTGAGGTCTGTGAAAAATCTAAGAAACTGCGATTTTTGAGTGTAGTTGCCTTATAATTCTGTGAGCATGCCatgcactgttgtttggttagcggaTTTTCTGTAGCGCAGTAAGCACATGTGATGTGATTCCGCTGCCAATGGAATGGGTGGAGTaaaaggggcctcccgagtggcacaggaCACCTTACCCAAACCGGTCTCGCACGTGCGCTATCGTGCGCCAATTGATTTTGTctccccacaccaaacgcgatcacgacgcgcaggttgaaatatcgaaacaaactctgaaccaattatattaatttggagacaggtcgaaaagcatggaacatttatggcaatatagctagctagcttgcagttgctggCTAATTTgtactatttagctagcttgctgttgctgttctattttagcccttggcaatgcagacgctcgttggcatgCGTGAACAGTGTGGGTGTAATAATTGAATAAAATGTATGTTTAACTTTAATTTGCAACGCTCGCACACGCgatgcgagcggtgtggtcagcatgtgagGCAGtggatctcagtgctagaggcgtcactacagaccctggttcgattccaggtggTATCAtaatcggccgtgattgggagttccatagggaggcgcacaattggcccagcgttgtccgggttagggtttgtccgggttaggccgtcattgtaaataagaatttgttcttaactgacttgcctagttaaataaaggttaaacacatTTTAAAATATGACACCATATAATATTATGTATATACAGTCttttcggaaattattcagaccccttgacttttttcacattttgttacgttacaaccttattctaaaatggatgaaaaaaaaatcccctcgtcaatctacacacaataaccccataatgaaagagcaaaaacagctttttaaatatttttgcaaatgtattaaaaataaaaaactgaaatatcatatttacataagtattcagaacctttacatagtactttgttgaagcacctttggcagcgattacagcctcgagtcttcgtgggtatgacgctacaagcttggcatacctgtattttgAGAGTTtctctctgcaaatcctctcaagctctgtcaggttggatggggagtgtcgctgcacagctattttcaggtcactccaaagatgttcgatcgggttcaagtccgggctctgactgggccactcaagaacattcagagacttctcccagagccattcctgcgttgtcttggctgtgtacttagggctgttgtcctgttggaaggggaaacttcgtcccagtctgaggtcctgagcaggttttcatcaaggatctctctgcactttgctccgttcatctttccctcaatccttactagtctcccagtccctgctgtggaaaaacatttccacagcatgatgctgccaccaccatgcttcaccgttgggatggtgccaggtttcctccagacgtgacactttgcattcaggccaaagagttcaatcttggttttatcagactagagaatcttgcaggctgtcatgtgccttttactgaaaagTGGCTTCTgtcaggccactctaccataacggcctgattggtagtgttgcagagatagttgtccttctggaaggttctcccatctccactgtgttctaggggaccttcaatgctgcataaattgttttgtgcccttccccagatctgcgccttgacacaatcctgtctcggagatctacttacaattccttcgacatcatgtcttggtttttgctctgacatgcactgtcaaatgtgggaccttatatagacaggtgtgtgcctttccaaatcatgtccaatcaatttaatttaacacaggtggactccaatgaagttgtagaaacatctcaaggatgatcaatggaaataggctGCACCTGAGATAAaattagagtctcatagcaaagggtctgaatactgttcTCTTGTTATACATTTTCCACAAACAAAAAAGCTGTTGACGTTTAGTCaatattgggtattgtgtgtagattgatgaggaaaaacatttatttaatcatgtggaaaaagtcaaggggtctgaatacgttctgaatgcactgtctatatatatttataaactggttggttcgagccctgaatgcttatTGGCTGACATCCGTGGTATATcaggtatatacagttgaagttggaagtttacacacacttagattggagtcattaaaacttgtttttcaaccactccacaaatttcttgttaacaaactatagttttggcaagtcggttaagacatctactttgtgcatgacacaagtaattttccaacaatgacattatgggaaaatgaaaagaaatcagccaagacctcagaaaaaaatgtgtagacctccacaagtctggttcatccttgggagcaatttccacacacttgaaggtaccacgttcatctgtacaaacaatagtacgcaggtataaacaccatgggaccacgcagccgtcataatgctcaggaaggagacgtgttctgtttcCAAGAGGTGAacatattttggtgcgaaaagtgcaaatcaatcccagaacaacagcaaaggaccttgtgaagatgctggaggaaacaggtacaaaagtatctatatccacagtaaaacgagtcctatatcgacataacctgaaaggccgctcagcaagggagaagctactgctccaaaactgccataaaaaagccagacaacggtttgcaactgcacatggggacaaaactcgtactttttggggaaatgtcctttggtctgatgaaacaaaaatagaactgtttgaccataatgaccatcgttatgtttggaggaaaaagggggaggcttgcaaaccaaagaacaccatcctaaccgtgaagcatgggggtggcagcatcatgttgtgggggtgctttgctgcaggagggactggtacacttcacaaaatagatggcatcatgaggaatggaaAAGtgtatggatatattgaagcaacatctcaagacatcagtcaggaagttaaagcttggtcgcaaatgggtcttccaaatggacaatgaccccaagcatacttccaaagttgtggcaaaatggcttaaggacaacaaagtcaaggtattggagaggccatcacaaagccctgacctcaatcccatagaaaatgtgtgggcagaactgaaaaagcgtgtgcgagcaaggaggcctacaaacctgactcagttacaccagctctgtcaggaggaatgggccaaaattcacccaacttattgtggaaagcttgtggaaggctacccgaaacatttgacccaagttaaacaatttcaaggcaatgctaccaaatactaattgagtgtatgtaaatgtctgacccactgagaatgtgatgaaagaaataaaagttgaaataaatcattctctctactattattctgacatttcacattcttaaaataaagtggtgatcctaactgacctaagacagggactttttactctgattaaatgtcaggaattgactttaaatgtatttggctaaggtgtatgtaaacttccgacttcaactgtatgtatgtatgtatgtatgtatgtatgtatgtatgtatgtatgtatgtatgtatgtatgtatgtatatatatatatatatatatttggaactcagtcggggtttcaacttactattgagagtTAGAATTTTTCTCTCTGCCCAATGACAAAATAAGTAGAATTGAATAAAATTTgttacaaaattgcaacattttctctccacctcatagcaaaatgtgttgaattgcaggaaattaaccgCTAAAATGGATTgggcaaaaaaaaatatttgggccCCTAAAAGGCTAGTGccagctctgactgcatgtgtgggtatggatgtgggttcgcagacccacgagccactgcagcccctcatgatgagttcagatttttttgtggcccctacccccatcaaagttgctcATCCCTGCTCCAAGTTATGGGGGCTCCATTTGCAACATGTAACATTTTGTGAAAACATTTTATTCCGTGACACAATATGCAAAGATTGTAACTTTTTGTGTCCATAAATTCCAAACAGTGTCTGCATTTTGTGGACAAAGTGCAAGTGTGTACCACGCCTCTTTATCAAAGATTTCTATACAAATTGTATCTTTACTTTTCTTCGCCATTCATTATCCCCACTTTCCTCTGCTTTTGCATTTCTTCTAAAATGCACGTGAAGAGATACAAGCAAAAATATCAGAGGAAGGTTTTGATACCATCTCTGGTAGAAGTGACTTGCGTACAGAAACACATTCATCATGCAATGACGGttcaaaatataaaaatattattGGAAAAATACAAAGATTAAACATATTCATATTCGTTCACAACAAAATGATTATTTCAATTGATTTAATcattaaaaatgttttgtttaagAATGTAAACTAGCCTGTGTCTGAAGGTCCTTGCCATGTCGCCCAGcccctcctctgttccccctctctcagtCATATCCCATCCGAGTCAGTGTTGCCACTTCCACTGCTGTTGTCTAGGTGACAAGGTGTGTGTTCCTTCCATGTGGGCTTTGACCTGAGGACACGTTTCCTGTTGTTGAAGGAtgaaattattatttaaaaaattctaaGAACAAGCAGCATAAAACAAGCCTCGTTACCGTACCAAAATCACTCCCATGCATAACCCCTATGGAGACAATTTATGACAAAATACAGATTTCAACAAATGTTCCCTGAAACATATGAACCAACCTTCTGTAGTAGTTACACCTCGATCTGGGCTTGCTGCAGCCTAAGACCTCATCCACTCTTTCCTGGCGCATgaaacaaagaaaaataaattTTCAATACACATTAACTTCATATCGGTTTCCTTTTAAACTGAAACAAAATTTGACGTGTGTTCCATCCAGATGGAGAGAAGTGATTTCAGTTGACACGACTACTGATAAGTGGTTTGCTATGTACGGTAATAAGAAAACCTCAACTAGTCAAGAGATAAACAATTGAAGGTACTTACTGTTGAGATATTCTCCTCCCTGGGCCCTCCTGCACACAGCTGGTTGTCTTGCGACGCAATGCACACATACTCCCCTGATGTCGGACTTTGCAGCTCCACACTACTTGctgtgataaaaaaaaattaaaaagctaACATAGAATGCTAGGATTTCAAAAAAGCACGGTCAAATCACATCTTAAACTAAGCTCATGATTAGCCAGAGCACAACAACTAGAACTTTTCTGATCATTATTGAatatcttttttgttgttgtgatggTTATTTGTCACTTGTCATGGATTTCTTGCCTTTGGTTAATTTATCTTTGCAGTCTTCCTCACTGGTCTGGCTTTTCTGTGGAAGAGAACACACGGGAAAAAAAGCACACTCAATCTAAAGTGGGTTGCAGAGACAGGAAAACACATGAGTTGCCTAAACAGAAACACCGATTTCAAAAGTAATAATACCGCATTGTTATAAATCAGGAAGCAAATTACATTTACAATTTCTCCAAGGAAACATCCTCAAAGTCTGACGTCTGAGACTGAAAGACGTTAATTCATGTAAATATGTTTCCAAAATCAAAAGGCTATCCTAGGCTATCCTTTCCCAAAACGTTTTATGGAAACAATTAATGGAGAGAGAATCTGAGAAGCTTGCAATTCAGTGAATCCAGTAATATTCTAGGTTTGAATTAAAACAGATCTAAATGAAAGCGGTTGGTGGAACCCATTCTCACATCATGtttggagcaggtgtgtctgtgaAGCCTGGTCTGTAGTGcaataacctctccctctgtCCGGAACAACTGGACCTGCAGCTCATCACAGCGCTCACCCAGCTCCCGAATCTGTTTCCGGTACTGGTCCTTATCCTGGAGGCTCCGGCAATTCTCCTGGTGGTACTCCTCTCGAGAGGCGATGGCCTATCGCAACAATAGAGGAAAGACAAAACAGGGGCTTTGGTTTGCTTTGCTGTAGTGGTTTATATGAAACAGATGGCAAGTGTGGTTGGATGAACATCTGATCACAACCACGCAGATAGTCAATTCTTTCATTTTGACCAAACAGAAGTAAACTCTTTCGGATCAAATTAAAAGAAGCACTACGGGACGAATCTTAGCCTTCACTtgaattttcacttagtcatgcattgacatcaatgcatgactaaGTGAAAGGGGAAGTTAGGATTTGCCACGAAGCCAGTGAAGTCGTAGAATGACACAGTTCTAGAATCATAGCATGTTCACCTTGTCTCTCTCCCTGATAACCTCATCCATCTGTTTCAGGATACCCTCCAATCGGTCACGATACATTTTGGCATCCTTCTTCAATGTTGTGCATTTCAAGTCAAGAACCTCGTTCGCCTCCAAGTACTGCAAGAATAAATCAAACTTACTTATTACAATTAGAACAACAGAACTTTCCCCATCACGGGAAAACCCAACTTGCACAATTTAACACACAGGCAGCTATTCCAATGAATGAGGAACAAGCTTGGGCAGATgacaaaaataaggacatttatGTATTCCGATGCTGAGGATCAGCATTCTGAGGAAATAATGTGATTTGTGTTATACATTCTGCACCTGTGTTGAAAGAGCAGTTGAataatttatatttaaaaaaatgctaATATAATCAGTAGTCTTCTCTACAACTAATCCTAAACAGTGCTCATTGTTGTGGAAAAATATCAGGTTGTGATGTATACCCTATTCCGCAGTGCCTCAGCATCGTGCAGATCTCTGCGCAGGGTGTAGATGTTGTCGACCAGCTCCTGGTGCTGAGCCTGAGAGTGCTGCTTGTAGTCCTCTAGACTTTCAGCGCTCAGCCTCTCTTGATCCAAGGGGGCTGGAGCTGTCCCCTGTTGGGACATAAAGATGAATCCTGTCACACTACTCAACCACACTACTGTACCGGCCTGAATCGTACTGTTGCAGATTCAGATATTTTCTTTTCACGTTGTCCTTTTGAGCAGAGTTCCCTCAAACTATAGTGGATGCGTAACCAAGTACCACAgtacagctctgctctgctcagcaCGACTTGGCTCAGGAGTGCGAAAAAGGTACAATTGTGCATCTGAAAAATCACATGTACTTTATTTGCAAATACATTTTTCTTGCGGCACACCAAATGGCACTCCTAGTTGTTATTCCAAAATGGGTCCAGTGCAGCGCATTGTCCTTTTTATTTCACTGCATATCCAAACATTTGTTGAGAAATGATCACTGAAACTGATTGAGGAGAGATTAAAGGTACCTGAGCAGACGCCTCCAGTTCCTGGACGCGCGCTGTGAGCAGATGATTGTGTCTCTGGAGCTGCAACATCCTGTCCTGACTGGGTCTCTGCTCCATGGCATTCTTCAGTTTCACAGTTCTGATTTTCGAGTCGCTCTCTGCGTTCATCAGGCAGTGCTTCAGCTTCTCTATCTATTGATCAATAAAAATCCCGTAAAAACTGTATTCGCTGTTGCTGATTGAGTTTGTGCTGTTCTCTAACAAAATGTGTCAACATGTATGACTGCAGAGGTCTTTTTATACTGAAAATGTTAACCATTCGtacccccccccactccccccaCCATCTCACCTCCAGCTGCAGATCACGGTTGGACATGAGGGCACTGTTCTTCTCTTCGCTCAGCTTGGTAACATTGTGCATTAGGCTGTAGTTCTCATCCTTCAGGTGGCGTACCTCCTCCCACTGCCGGTCCTTCTCTTCCCGCATACGACGCACACGCTCCTGTTGCTTCCGCAGCTCCCTCTCCCTAACCTGGTGCTGGCGGACAGCGTCCTCCTGCGCGGCTACAGCCGCAGCGGCCTCTTGTCTGCGCCGGCGTTCCTCCTGCAGTCCCTTCTGCAGACGTGTGACCTCATTCATCAAGAACTGAGTCAGTCCTGACTCACCCACCGTGTCTATGATGTCAGAGAGAGGACAGTATGTtatgcagtggaggctgctgaagtgAGGACagatcataataatggctggaagggAGTAAATGGAatgtcaaacacatggaaaccatgtgtttgataccattccgctccagccattaccacgagtccgtcctccccaattaaggtgccaccaacctcctgtgatgttaTATTACGGTAAAATCCATTGTCACAGTCAGACATTGGCACTCTGAAGGATCTGAGCAATACATTTAACTCATAActtacaaaaatgtataaaagcTTGAATGGAAAATACACAACTTTTCTACAGACAGATGGTTCATAGCTACTCACCAACTAGTATAGAGAAGACCCGGGCAGGTTCTTTGCCAGTAATTTTGCGATACAGTTGAGGATAGTCCAGCTCCAAACTCTCGAGGAATGCCACGTAGCCTTTGTGTCCAGTTCTTTGAAGAATATCCAATAGTGCACCTGTGAGCATGAATCGGAGGTTTAAAAGTAAGGCATGGACATGCATTTCAGGTCATCTTTATTTGGCAGATTATCACATCTCTCAATGGCTGAACTTATATATAGCAATCTTCTGAGATGCGCAGTGCAATTGCAATAAAGATGACCTGGAATGCAACTCAATTGTTGTAGTTCAAAGTAAAAAGTGGAACACTTGACCGTTTTCTCAGTAACCTGAAATAGAAGACAGTGCCTTACCTACTTTACGTCGGCGGACGACCAGATTGGGGTCATTGAATATCTGCTCCTCATCATCACAGTTTAGCACCTTGCACTGCCGCAGGTAGGGAGTGATTTGCGACGGCTCAATGGTCTTTATCAGCAGCAGTCTGTATTCCTCCAGCTGGACCCAGCACTCCTCATCCTCCATGTCTGACACACTGACTGTCAGT from Salmo trutta chromosome 9, fSalTru1.1, whole genome shotgun sequence includes these protein-coding regions:
- the LOC115199787 gene encoding caspase recruitment domain-containing protein 9 is translated as MEDEECWVQLEEYRLLLIKTIEPSQITPYLRQCKVLNCDDEEQIFNDPNLVVRRRKVGALLDILQRTGHKGYVAFLESLELDYPQLYRKITGKEPARVFSILVDTVGESGLTQFLMNEVTRLQKGLQEERRRRQEAAAAVAAQEDAVRQHQVRERELRKQQERVRRMREEKDRQWEEVRHLKDENYSLMHNVTKLSEEKNSALMSNRDLQLEIEKLKHCLMNAESDSKIRTVKLKNAMEQRPSQDRMLQLQRHNHLLTARVQELEASAQGTAPAPLDQERLSAESLEDYKQHSQAQHQELVDNIYTLRRDLHDAEALRNRYLEANEVLDLKCTTLKKDAKMYRDRLEGILKQMDEVIRERDKAIASREEYHQENCRSLQDKDQYRKQIRELGERCDELQVQLFRTEGEVIALQTRLHRHTCSKHDKSQTSEEDCKDKLTKASSVELQSPTSGEYVCIASQDNQLCAGGPREENISTERVDEVLGCSKPRSRCNYYRRKRVLRSKPTWKEHTPCHLDNSSGSGNTDSDGI